In Acidianus brierleyi, one genomic interval encodes:
- a CDS encoding ABC transporter substrate-binding protein, with product MKVYIKKSSLLKYISLLISLLILVTPLGSIGSFVVTAQSSSSTLYIAWINPTPYESLSTYNPNIFAGGLGGSFYGIAYAYSTILNVSNNVMLPGLIENWSFSPSNWEQVWQKEPINVTLYVRHNTGWGDGTPVTAYDIMATDLILQASYLNPNPVKYTIINNYTLTLTFAPDCLSPYLMPYTLRYTAGLTQVATIIPYQEWKPVINEILGNLSAIRSQNTTVIDHFRKIIHSYLPSGPLSGNYNGPFYLSQITPNELILNKNPYYYASNEIKWNKVIIYQYTSESPALAAIKSGEVSLVYSGELSLSSQVLSSLPSYYKVIDVNQPFGWGLYFNLQNPWVSNLKVRQAIAYVLNRTAISLAGGIKYSPVSVPNGIPSFPAYKEFITPAVSNLNTYSVNLTKAQRLMESAGFTIKNGQWYAPNGTPLSFTILYGGPITPGISNMLDVIDSELSSFGIPTHYIDITSLTQLHNTYKSGAYTMDFGNWGGYFPGTIDWYLPLFYFGGYPFNVTHWNQIVTLPNGTTVNLHELGFLSTAPNSTSQLIDVNNEIAYTMNYYLPVLPLVKEDYVIVINTNQVSNIPTNNSWIWSEALYGVGGNAFLQEGFYYGYFEPIIHTTVPPTTTTTTSSTSVIYIAGVIIAIIIIAGVIFLLRKRH from the coding sequence ATGAAAGTATACATTAAAAAATCTAGCCTTTTAAAATATATCTCTTTATTGATATCGTTATTAATACTGGTTACACCTTTAGGAAGCATTGGGAGTTTTGTAGTTACAGCACAGTCAAGTTCATCAACCTTATACATAGCATGGATAAATCCCACGCCTTATGAAAGTTTAAGTACCTATAATCCTAACATTTTCGCTGGTGGACTAGGAGGATCTTTTTACGGCATAGCTTACGCTTACAGTACAATTCTAAATGTCTCAAATAACGTAATGTTACCAGGCTTAATAGAGAATTGGTCCTTCTCGCCATCTAATTGGGAACAAGTATGGCAAAAGGAGCCTATTAACGTCACGCTTTACGTGAGACATAACACTGGATGGGGAGATGGAACACCAGTAACAGCTTACGATATTATGGCTACCGATCTCATTCTTCAAGCATCTTATCTAAATCCCAATCCTGTTAAATATACTATAATAAATAATTACACATTAACTTTAACTTTTGCTCCTGATTGTTTATCTCCTTATCTTATGCCATACACTTTACGTTATACTGCTGGATTAACTCAAGTTGCTACAATAATTCCTTATCAAGAATGGAAGCCAGTAATAAACGAGATTTTAGGTAATTTATCAGCTATAAGAAGTCAAAATACTACTGTAATAGATCATTTTAGGAAAATAATACATTCTTATTTACCATCTGGTCCATTATCTGGAAACTATAACGGCCCATTCTATTTGAGTCAGATTACGCCAAACGAATTAATTCTGAATAAGAATCCTTACTATTACGCTAGTAACGAAATCAAATGGAATAAAGTTATAATATATCAATATACTTCGGAGTCTCCAGCGTTAGCGGCTATAAAATCTGGTGAAGTTTCATTAGTGTATTCTGGTGAACTTTCACTATCCTCTCAAGTACTCTCTTCCTTACCTTCGTATTATAAAGTAATTGACGTGAATCAGCCTTTCGGTTGGGGACTTTATTTCAATTTGCAAAATCCCTGGGTTTCTAACTTAAAAGTTAGACAAGCTATAGCTTACGTACTCAATAGAACTGCAATAAGCCTTGCAGGTGGAATAAAGTACTCTCCAGTTAGTGTACCAAACGGGATACCATCGTTCCCTGCGTACAAAGAATTTATTACGCCTGCAGTAAGTAATTTAAATACATATTCAGTAAATCTTACAAAAGCTCAAAGATTAATGGAATCTGCAGGATTTACGATAAAGAACGGGCAATGGTACGCTCCTAACGGAACTCCTTTATCTTTTACTATACTTTATGGAGGACCTATAACACCTGGAATTTCTAACATGTTGGATGTAATAGATAGTGAACTATCGAGTTTCGGTATACCAACACATTACATAGATATAACGTCGTTAACACAACTGCATAATACCTACAAATCTGGCGCATATACTATGGACTTTGGAAATTGGGGAGGATATTTCCCTGGTACTATAGACTGGTATCTTCCATTGTTTTATTTTGGAGGATATCCATTTAATGTAACTCATTGGAACCAAATTGTAACTCTTCCAAATGGAACCACAGTGAATTTACATGAACTAGGATTCCTATCTACTGCACCAAATTCTACGTCTCAATTAATAGACGTAAATAATGAAATAGCTTATACTATGAACTATTATTTGCCTGTCTTACCATTAGTTAAAGAAGATTATGTAATTGTAATAAACACTAATCAGGTTTCTAATATTCCAACTAACAATTCGTGGATATGGAGTGAGGCATTATATGGAGTAGGAGGCAATGCTTTCTTACAAGAAGGATTTTATTATGGATATTTCGAACCAATTATTCACACTACAGTACCGCCTACTACTACAACAACAACTTCAAGTACTAGCGTAATATACATTGCTGGAGTAATTATAGCTATAATTATAATTGCTGGAGTAATATTTTTATTAAGAAAAAGACATTAA